Proteins from a single region of Luteolibacter arcticus:
- a CDS encoding AraC family transcriptional regulator translates to MAIDTGFIGKVDSPRFCERLFAVLPDVMFCLKDTDRCYRAVNQGFADRTGIKDTRRLIGRRAEDFFPRALAEVYREQDEEVLVGGREIVDQLELSLNRDGSQGWYLATKVPLHDSDGKIIGLASVSRDLRAPREGDAELAGIAKVVEHVRDHLDDPLRAAELAAIAKLTPTQLERRMRRVFQLSTTQFVRKARIGHAAKLLAETPMAIADVALECGYGDQTALTRQFRSMVGMPPAAYRDHMKKRGNP, encoded by the coding sequence ATGGCGATCGACACGGGCTTCATCGGGAAAGTGGACTCCCCGCGCTTCTGCGAGCGGCTATTCGCCGTGCTGCCCGACGTGATGTTCTGCCTGAAGGACACCGACCGCTGCTACCGGGCCGTCAACCAAGGCTTCGCCGACCGCACCGGCATCAAGGACACCCGGCGGCTGATCGGCCGGCGGGCGGAGGATTTTTTCCCGCGGGCATTGGCGGAAGTCTATCGGGAGCAGGATGAGGAAGTATTGGTCGGCGGACGCGAGATCGTGGATCAACTGGAGCTTTCGCTGAATCGCGACGGCAGCCAAGGCTGGTACCTGGCGACCAAGGTCCCGCTGCATGACAGCGACGGAAAGATCATCGGGCTGGCCTCCGTGTCCCGCGACCTGCGGGCACCGCGCGAGGGCGACGCCGAGCTGGCCGGAATCGCCAAGGTGGTGGAGCACGTGCGCGACCACCTGGACGATCCGCTGCGCGCGGCGGAATTGGCGGCCATTGCCAAACTCACGCCCACCCAGCTCGAGCGGCGGATGCGGCGGGTCTTCCAGCTCAGCACCACGCAGTTCGTGAGAAAGGCGCGGATCGGCCACGCGGCGAAGTTGCTGGCGGAGACGCCGATGGCCATTGCCGATGTGGCGCTGGAGTGCGGCTATGGCGACCAGACGGCCCTGACCAGGCAGTTCCGCAGCATGGTGGGCATGCCGCCGGCAGCCTACCGCGACCACATGAAAAAGCGCGGTAACCCATGA
- the nadD gene encoding nicotinate (nicotinamide) nucleotide adenylyltransferase: protein MSELRRIALFGGTFDPIHLGHIEIARRAKNLLELDEVRFLPCHTSPHKLGVVSAPAKDRLEMARVATRKLPWAEVDDFDLSRPPPSYSYETAEEMTRRFPDAQLFWLMGADQWRALPQWREPERLAGLVEFIVFARDGDPEPHPGWKMHYLTGTHPASATAIREALAEGQTGLPWLDPDVEHLIRQRHLYTA from the coding sequence ATGAGCGAGCTGCGCCGCATTGCGCTATTCGGCGGAACCTTCGACCCGATCCATCTCGGCCACATCGAGATCGCACGGCGGGCAAAGAACCTGTTGGAACTGGATGAGGTGCGCTTTCTCCCCTGCCACACCTCTCCGCACAAGCTGGGCGTGGTCAGCGCACCGGCAAAGGATCGCCTGGAAATGGCGCGGGTGGCGACCCGGAAGCTACCGTGGGCAGAGGTCGATGACTTCGACCTGAGCCGCCCTCCCCCGTCGTACTCCTACGAGACGGCGGAGGAGATGACGCGGCGATTTCCGGATGCGCAGTTGTTCTGGCTGATGGGCGCCGACCAGTGGCGAGCACTGCCGCAGTGGCGGGAGCCGGAACGGCTGGCGGGACTCGTGGAGTTCATCGTCTTTGCCCGCGATGGCGACCCGGAGCCACATCCCGGATGGAAGATGCATTACCTAACAGGGACCCATCCGGCCTCCGCGACGGCAATACGGGAGGCCCTGGCCGAGGGACAAACAGGGCTTCCGTGGCTGGATCCGGACGTGGAACATCTGATCCGGCAGCGGCACCTCTATACGGCGTGA
- a CDS encoding deoxycytidylate deaminase, translating into MSRLSIPEYAMALAHVASMRSEDPYRKVGAAALDFDNRVIGTAYNGLAPGFNAPADFWDDREARQKFMLHAEVNLCSLFRRGEAKIVATTTMPCTPCMQTLCAYGIKEIYYREIYHASDAPEIARLYGVKLERVEFTPFEGMPKLA; encoded by the coding sequence GTGTCCCGCCTCAGCATCCCCGAATACGCGATGGCGCTGGCCCACGTGGCCAGCATGCGCTCGGAAGATCCCTACCGGAAAGTCGGGGCCGCGGCGCTCGACTTCGACAACCGGGTCATCGGCACTGCCTACAATGGCCTCGCGCCGGGCTTCAATGCGCCGGCGGATTTCTGGGATGATCGCGAGGCCCGGCAGAAGTTCATGCTCCATGCCGAGGTCAACCTGTGCAGCCTCTTCCGCAGGGGCGAGGCCAAGATCGTGGCCACCACGACCATGCCCTGCACGCCCTGCATGCAGACCTTATGCGCCTACGGCATCAAGGAGATCTACTACCGCGAGATCTACCATGCCTCCGACGCCCCGGAGATCGCCCGGCTTTACGGAGTGAAGCTCGAGCGGGTCGAGTTCACGCCCTTCGAAGGGATGCCCAAGCTAGCCTGA
- a CDS encoding VWA domain-containing protein translates to MNLTPDDPRLSAWVLGELPADEAEAIGHAVAADPALQAAADELRGVCSFLDGTFAAPALRPEQREAVRLAGRTTVIEFPARKKKVQHWQTLLATAAVIAFGVFLISRIETGSDREVVRRVQPSPGTPPTVRPVTGNGETMAGNSRHAHNVDGAPDSALADFSHIKLPEAAKLPATSPLDRASDLDLPLVVGRSSYDWVRGWIEEKNQLPPKEAVRIEELANAFPLPPEEETESFAGLRVACVSMASLWSGPGRLVGVQIANESGQARRVSWAFRPAPGSREGGVRVLASTGGDASVPSTLPAGRRTLVLIELTSAAGEAGDLVVSADGRSRRIPAVETKAPGLRQAALVAAFGIWLRKEGIDDARLREILVAAGENTDPRSKEVRQLVGRALDIAAAGR, encoded by the coding sequence ATGAATCTCACTCCCGACGATCCGCGCTTGAGCGCCTGGGTGCTCGGCGAACTTCCCGCCGACGAGGCCGAAGCGATCGGCCACGCCGTAGCCGCCGACCCGGCGCTGCAAGCGGCTGCCGACGAGCTGCGTGGTGTGTGCAGCTTCCTCGATGGCACCTTCGCCGCGCCAGCCTTGAGGCCCGAGCAGCGGGAAGCAGTCCGCCTGGCTGGCCGGACCACCGTCATCGAGTTTCCGGCCCGCAAGAAGAAGGTCCAACACTGGCAGACGCTGCTCGCCACCGCGGCGGTCATTGCGTTCGGCGTCTTTCTCATTTCCCGGATTGAAACCGGCTCCGATCGCGAGGTGGTCCGGCGTGTGCAGCCCTCGCCCGGAACCCCGCCAACCGTGCGTCCCGTGACAGGCAACGGCGAGACAATGGCTGGAAATTCCCGCCACGCTCACAATGTGGACGGTGCGCCGGATTCGGCATTGGCCGACTTTTCCCACATCAAACTCCCCGAAGCCGCCAAGCTGCCGGCCACCTCACCGCTGGATCGTGCATCGGATCTCGACCTGCCGCTGGTGGTGGGTCGCTCCAGCTACGACTGGGTGCGCGGCTGGATCGAGGAAAAGAACCAACTTCCTCCAAAGGAGGCCGTCCGCATCGAGGAACTCGCCAATGCCTTCCCGCTGCCGCCGGAGGAAGAAACCGAGTCATTCGCCGGCCTGCGGGTCGCCTGTGTTTCCATGGCCTCGCTATGGTCCGGGCCCGGGCGCCTCGTCGGGGTCCAGATCGCCAACGAATCCGGTCAAGCGCGCCGGGTGTCCTGGGCCTTCCGCCCGGCACCGGGTTCGCGCGAAGGTGGGGTCCGCGTGCTCGCCTCGACTGGCGGCGATGCCTCGGTCCCTTCAACTCTTCCGGCAGGCCGCCGCACGCTGGTCCTGATCGAACTCACTTCCGCGGCCGGCGAAGCTGGCGATCTCGTTGTTTCCGCCGATGGCCGCAGCCGCCGCATCCCGGCGGTGGAAACGAAGGCTCCCGGTCTCAGGCAAGCCGCGCTCGTCGCCGCCTTCGGCATCTGGCTGCGTAAAGAGGGAATCGACGATGCCCGCTTGCGTGAAATCCTGGTCGCTGCCGGGGAAAACACCGACCCTCGCTCCAAGGAAGTCCGCCAACTGGTCGGCCGGGCGCTCGACATCGCCGCCGCCGGACGTTGA
- a CDS encoding RNA polymerase sigma factor → MKPTFPQEDPELPVSPGGTPSRDAADNMVETREQFVERALAEYESPLVGYAYGFVHDLERARDIVQDTFIRLCQQDVAKVKDGLKTWLFTVCRNRALDVLRKESRVTPLDDDLLKRRATEAPSPDESLDQSERVAWVMRYLDRLSENQRTVILMKFRDGLSYQEICDSTGLSSGNVGFLIHTGLKRLRELLPSELLEP, encoded by the coding sequence ATGAAGCCGACTTTTCCCCAAGAAGATCCGGAGTTGCCCGTTTCTCCCGGTGGCACGCCGTCGCGCGACGCCGCAGACAACATGGTGGAGACCCGGGAACAATTCGTCGAACGAGCGCTGGCCGAATACGAGTCACCGCTCGTCGGCTATGCCTACGGGTTCGTCCATGATCTCGAACGCGCCCGCGACATCGTCCAGGACACCTTCATCCGCCTCTGCCAGCAGGACGTGGCCAAGGTGAAGGATGGTCTCAAAACCTGGCTTTTCACCGTCTGCCGGAATCGCGCGCTCGACGTCCTGCGCAAGGAGTCCCGCGTCACGCCGCTGGACGACGACCTGCTCAAGCGCCGCGCCACCGAAGCGCCTTCACCGGATGAATCGCTCGACCAAAGCGAGCGGGTGGCCTGGGTGATGCGCTACCTCGACCGCCTTTCCGAAAACCAGCGCACCGTCATCCTGATGAAATTCCGCGACGGGCTCAGCTATCAAGAGATCTGCGACTCCACCGGACTGAGCAGTGGCAACGTCGGCTTCCTGATCCACACCGGCCTCAAGCGGCTGCGCGAACTTCTCCCCTCCGAACTCCTCGAACCATGA
- a CDS encoding redox-sensing transcriptional repressor Rex yields the protein MEKIDIPKKAIYRLSIYHRCLQRLQDNGQETVSSTALAKAAGVKPAQLRKDLAYFGQFGTRGLGYPVDTLASMIRDLLGRERLQPVVLVGAGNLGSALLHYQGFQKEGFEVVCAFDADPETAKKRGIGIPVKSDQEIDSFVHAENVKLAILCVPAGFAQAVANRLVAAGIQGILNFSPVVLEVPEDVVVNNVDLALELEHLSFFVR from the coding sequence GTGGAAAAGATCGATATTCCCAAGAAGGCCATCTACCGCCTGTCGATCTACCACCGGTGCCTCCAGCGTCTGCAGGACAACGGTCAGGAAACGGTGAGTTCCACCGCGCTCGCCAAGGCCGCTGGCGTGAAGCCCGCCCAGCTACGCAAGGACCTCGCCTACTTCGGCCAGTTTGGCACCCGCGGGCTCGGCTATCCGGTCGATACGCTGGCGTCGATGATCCGCGACCTGCTCGGCCGCGAACGTCTCCAGCCCGTCGTGCTGGTCGGTGCCGGTAACCTCGGCTCGGCCCTCTTGCACTATCAAGGATTCCAGAAGGAGGGCTTCGAGGTTGTCTGCGCCTTCGATGCCGACCCGGAAACCGCCAAGAAGCGTGGCATCGGCATCCCGGTGAAGTCGGACCAGGAAATCGACAGCTTCGTCCACGCGGAGAACGTGAAGCTGGCGATCCTCTGCGTGCCGGCCGGCTTTGCCCAGGCCGTTGCAAATCGTCTGGTCGCCGCTGGCATCCAAGGGATTCTGAATTTCTCCCCGGTGGTACTGGAAGTGCCCGAGGATGTGGTGGTGAACAACGTCGATCTCGCGCTGGAGCTGGAGCATCTCAGCTTCTTCGTGCGCTGA
- a CDS encoding COX15/CtaA family protein, with protein sequence MSLFQKSATAALVAVIVLICVGAIVRVSGAGMGCPDWPRCWGRLIPPTKVEQVDLSKIDFKKFERAAKRYGRDSATVTPEHILENFNAVHTWTEFVNRLTSLPVGFFSMATLVLALLRERSRPSVIPAAFASVFLVGVNAWMGAQVVSSDLKPGVLTTHMALAMLVVIPMTFAAWRGSERPWTIAGDDGFRTRMRWVIGLLLVLIFVEGVLGTRIREMNTDLAKSHAGLGRAEWIGVLEHSWSYLIHRSFSWLILVATAFAWWRSRQTGAPGRTATGALAVVIGQMVLGLIMARVEIHPAVQVAHLGLSAILLALVMLWFCATFRPTARA encoded by the coding sequence ATGTCGCTGTTTCAGAAGTCCGCCACTGCCGCGCTGGTCGCCGTGATCGTGCTGATCTGTGTCGGCGCGATCGTGCGGGTCAGCGGGGCGGGGATGGGATGCCCCGATTGGCCGCGCTGCTGGGGCCGGCTGATCCCGCCGACCAAGGTGGAGCAGGTGGACCTGTCGAAGATCGATTTCAAGAAATTCGAGCGGGCGGCCAAGCGCTATGGCAGGGACTCGGCCACCGTCACGCCGGAACACATTTTGGAGAACTTCAACGCGGTCCATACCTGGACTGAGTTCGTCAACCGCCTGACCTCGCTGCCGGTGGGCTTCTTTTCCATGGCCACGCTGGTGCTGGCATTGCTCCGTGAAAGGAGCCGGCCCTCGGTGATTCCCGCGGCTTTTGCCTCGGTGTTCCTCGTCGGCGTGAATGCCTGGATGGGAGCGCAGGTGGTCTCCAGCGACCTCAAGCCCGGGGTGCTGACCACTCACATGGCGCTGGCGATGCTGGTGGTCATTCCGATGACCTTCGCCGCTTGGCGCGGTTCCGAGCGCCCGTGGACCATCGCCGGTGACGATGGATTCAGGACCCGCATGCGTTGGGTCATCGGGCTGTTGCTGGTTCTGATCTTCGTCGAGGGCGTGCTGGGCACGCGGATCCGGGAGATGAATACCGACCTGGCGAAGAGCCACGCCGGGCTAGGCCGGGCGGAGTGGATCGGTGTTCTGGAGCACTCGTGGAGCTACCTGATCCACCGTAGCTTTTCCTGGCTGATCCTTGTCGCCACAGCGTTCGCATGGTGGCGGTCGCGCCAGACCGGCGCACCCGGTCGCACGGCCACCGGCGCACTCGCCGTGGTGATCGGGCAGATGGTGCTCGGACTGATCATGGCGAGGGTTGAGATTCACCCGGCGGTGCAGGTCGCGCACCTCGGGCTCTCAGCGATCCTGCTGGCGCTGGTGATGCTGTGGTTCTGCGCGACCTTCCGCCCGACTGCCCGGGCTTGA
- a CDS encoding AI-2E family transporter, with product MLLLFAALVIGVAGLKAAQAFFVPVFLAFFIATVSYPITGWLQRHKVPPAVAVLFTVLVDFAFLAAVVVLGVTIVGDLQESWDAEYYDLARGKILEANGAIAGKLDEWGVEDAVEKLNAFTNENLAEMRNVKFAQIWTVSTGVVGRVLTFFATFGVVIILTIFMLSEAQGFSRRFGAIRAARGPNFERLAGAMRDTQRYLGIKTIISLATGILAGVLCWVAGVDFFLLWGILAFVMNFIPAVGSLIASVPPILLTLIAKDGGPTDAVVVAGGYGLINMFLDNFVQPTLLGKRFGLSILVVVLCVLFWGWLWGLIGIVLAVPLTMILKVVLDNSDEFRWVAVAIGQEPRKEEEPVPEKVSDRVAAASEAAKVTGGN from the coding sequence ATGCTTCTGCTCTTCGCTGCGCTGGTGATCGGCGTGGCGGGGCTCAAGGCGGCACAGGCCTTCTTCGTGCCGGTATTCCTTGCGTTCTTCATTGCCACCGTCAGTTACCCGATCACCGGTTGGCTCCAGCGCCACAAGGTCCCGCCCGCGGTGGCGGTGTTGTTCACGGTGTTGGTCGACTTCGCTTTCCTCGCGGCGGTCGTGGTGCTGGGCGTGACCATTGTCGGCGACCTGCAGGAAAGCTGGGACGCCGAGTATTACGATCTGGCCCGCGGGAAAATCCTCGAGGCCAACGGTGCGATCGCCGGCAAGCTGGACGAGTGGGGCGTGGAAGACGCGGTGGAGAAGCTGAATGCCTTCACCAACGAGAATCTTGCCGAGATGCGGAACGTGAAGTTCGCGCAGATCTGGACGGTCAGCACCGGGGTGGTCGGCCGGGTGCTGACGTTTTTCGCCACCTTCGGCGTGGTGATCATCCTGACCATTTTCATGCTCTCCGAGGCGCAAGGCTTCAGCCGTCGCTTCGGCGCGATCCGTGCCGCCCGCGGCCCGAATTTCGAACGGCTGGCCGGGGCCATGCGCGACACCCAGCGCTATCTGGGCATCAAGACGATCATCAGCCTGGCGACCGGTATTCTGGCCGGGGTGCTGTGCTGGGTGGCAGGCGTGGATTTCTTCCTGCTGTGGGGCATCCTCGCCTTCGTGATGAATTTCATCCCGGCGGTCGGCTCGCTGATCGCGTCTGTCCCGCCGATCTTGCTGACGCTCATTGCCAAGGACGGCGGGCCTACCGACGCGGTGGTGGTCGCCGGCGGCTATGGGCTGATCAACATGTTCCTCGACAACTTCGTGCAGCCGACGCTGCTCGGGAAGCGCTTCGGCCTGTCGATCCTAGTGGTCGTGCTTTGCGTGCTGTTCTGGGGCTGGCTGTGGGGCCTGATCGGCATCGTGCTGGCGGTTCCGCTGACCATGATTCTCAAGGTGGTGCTGGATAACAGCGATGAGTTCCGCTGGGTCGCCGTGGCGATCGGCCAGGAACCGCGGAAGGAAGAGGAACCGGTGCCGGAGAAGGTGAGCGACCGGGTGGCTGCGGCGAGCGAGGCCGCGAAGGTGACGGGCGGGAATTGA
- a CDS encoding TIGR01777 family oxidoreductase: MNPQIVIFGANGFLGRYLARYYQRQGREVVCVARHRDGWSGDGMFLEWDGRTIGPWALALEGAEQVINLAGRSVNCRYDEKNRREIFDSRTDSTRVIGEAIAACKVPPKLWVNSSTATLYRHAEDRPQDEWTGEPGEGFSVEVARAWEEAFFAAPVPGATRKVALRTGIVLAYEDGSAFEVLRHLTRRGLGGRMGHGRQRVSWIHMDDFIAAIEFIAADPWRDGVYNLTAPEHPTNRELMKAFREQQGAPFGLPATRWMLEIGARAMKTETELILKSRWADPRRLREEGFRWRWPKLETALADLEGRHGLEGFFYQPDRRSAGVRVWTPGKKAAAGGR, from the coding sequence ATGAATCCTCAGATTGTAATTTTCGGTGCTAACGGCTTTTTGGGCCGCTATCTGGCGCGGTATTACCAGCGCCAGGGCCGTGAAGTGGTATGTGTCGCACGGCATCGTGACGGGTGGAGCGGCGACGGGATGTTCCTCGAATGGGACGGCCGGACCATCGGTCCATGGGCGCTGGCGCTGGAAGGCGCGGAGCAGGTGATCAATCTCGCGGGGCGCAGCGTGAACTGCCGCTACGATGAAAAGAACCGCCGCGAGATCTTCGACTCGCGGACGGACTCGACCCGGGTGATCGGCGAAGCGATCGCCGCCTGCAAGGTGCCGCCGAAGCTGTGGGTGAATTCGAGCACGGCGACGTTGTATCGCCACGCGGAGGACCGCCCGCAGGATGAATGGACAGGGGAGCCGGGCGAGGGTTTTTCGGTCGAGGTGGCGCGTGCGTGGGAGGAGGCGTTTTTCGCGGCCCCGGTGCCCGGAGCGACCCGCAAGGTGGCGCTGCGCACCGGCATCGTACTGGCCTACGAGGATGGCTCGGCCTTCGAGGTGCTGCGGCATTTGACCCGGCGCGGGCTGGGGGGGCGCATGGGTCATGGCCGCCAGCGGGTGAGCTGGATTCACATGGACGACTTCATCGCGGCGATCGAGTTCATTGCCGCGGATCCCTGGCGGGATGGCGTTTACAACCTGACCGCGCCGGAGCACCCGACCAACCGCGAGCTGATGAAGGCTTTCCGCGAGCAGCAGGGCGCGCCTTTCGGGCTGCCGGCGACGCGGTGGATGCTGGAGATCGGAGCCCGGGCGATGAAGACCGAGACCGAACTCATTCTCAAGAGCCGCTGGGCGGATCCACGGCGGTTGCGCGAAGAGGGGTTCCGGTGGCGCTGGCCGAAGCTTGAGACGGCGCTCGCCGATCTCGAAGGAAGGCATGGACTGGAAGGCTTCTTTTACCAGCCGGACCGGCGCTCGGCGGGAGTCCGGGTCTGGACGCCGGGAAAGAAGGCCGCGGCGGGGGGTAGGTGA
- a CDS encoding GbsR/MarR family transcriptional regulator, which translates to MSKDAAILKQARDEFVAQWGAMGSQWGINRTMAQIHALLMTAPEPVSTDEAMAELQISRGNAHSNLKELVAWGLVRVVVKKGERREFFEAEKDVWQIFTIVTRERKKREIEPALGVLSQCSETTRQLSSAEGKAFHAQMRQLEEFVGFASKVADKVGAMKHGFAIQLAAKLLG; encoded by the coding sequence ATGAGCAAGGATGCAGCGATCTTGAAGCAGGCGCGCGACGAATTCGTCGCCCAGTGGGGGGCGATGGGATCGCAATGGGGGATCAATCGCACCATGGCGCAAATTCACGCGCTACTGATGACGGCGCCCGAACCGGTGAGCACCGATGAGGCGATGGCGGAACTGCAGATCAGCCGTGGCAACGCTCACTCCAACCTCAAGGAGCTGGTGGCATGGGGGCTGGTACGGGTGGTGGTGAAGAAGGGCGAGCGCCGCGAGTTTTTCGAGGCGGAGAAAGACGTCTGGCAGATTTTCACCATCGTCACGCGAGAGCGGAAGAAGCGCGAGATCGAGCCGGCGCTGGGCGTGCTCAGCCAGTGCTCGGAGACCACCCGGCAGCTTTCCTCGGCGGAGGGCAAGGCGTTCCACGCCCAGATGCGGCAGTTGGAGGAGTTTGTCGGTTTCGCCTCCAAGGTGGCGGACAAGGTGGGCGCGATGAAGCACGGCTTTGCCATCCAACTCGCCGCGAAGCTGCTGGGCTGA